In one window of Microbacterium sp. PM5 DNA:
- a CDS encoding amino-acid N-acetyltransferase has product MTLADPTEGTSPARPVVRPARTSDVRGILALLEPWVQRRILLGKEIVTLYESVQEFVVAEQDGGLIGCGALHVMWEDLGEIRTLIVAEDWLHHGVGGAIVTQLEDRAIDLGLSRLFCLTFEVDFFRRRGFAPIGEQVVDPDVYSQLLRSPDEGVAEFLDLAHVKPNTLGNTRMLKNL; this is encoded by the coding sequence GTGACCCTTGCCGACCCCACCGAAGGCACCAGCCCGGCCCGCCCCGTCGTCCGGCCCGCGCGGACCTCGGATGTCCGCGGCATCCTCGCCCTTCTCGAGCCGTGGGTGCAGCGGCGGATCCTGCTCGGCAAGGAGATCGTCACCCTGTACGAATCGGTGCAGGAGTTCGTCGTCGCCGAGCAGGACGGCGGGCTCATCGGCTGCGGCGCCCTGCACGTGATGTGGGAGGACCTGGGCGAGATCCGCACGCTCATCGTCGCGGAGGACTGGCTGCATCACGGTGTCGGCGGGGCGATCGTGACGCAGCTGGAGGACCGCGCGATCGACCTCGGTCTGTCGCGGCTGTTCTGTCTCACCTTCGAGGTCGACTTCTTCCGTCGTCGCGGTTTCGCGCCCATCGGCGAACAGGTGGTCGACCCCGACGTGTACTCGCAGCTGCTGCGCAGCCCCGACGAGGGTGTCGCGGAGTTCCTCGACCTCGCGCACGTCAAACCGAACACGCTCGGCAATACCCGCATGCTGAAGAACCTCTGA